A single region of the Bacteroides luhongzhouii genome encodes:
- a CDS encoding RagB/SusD family nutrient uptake outer membrane protein, whose translation MKLDKYIYSIFIAAAALSLGSCSDFLDRSPQGQFTEDDNPNALVNGKIYNVYTMMRNYNVTAGPPAFAIHCFRSEDSEKGSIASDGSDVAEMYDDFVYTPTNGLLGAYWGQNYAIIYQCNDILDAIAEKETAGQTEAEDIINKGEASFFRAYCYFNLVRAFGEVPLVTYKINDASEANIPKTTVDKIYELIDKDLKTAEESLPETWSTEYTGRLTWGAARSLHARTYMMRNDWDNMYTASTDVISKGLYNLKTPYNEIFTDDGENNGGSIFELQCTATAALPQSTVIGSQFCEVQGVRGAGQWDLGWGWHMATENMAQAYEQGDPRKNATLLYFRHSDSDPITPENTNEPYGESPVSPAIGAYFNKKAYTDPALRKEYTNKGFWVNIRLIRYADVLLMGAEAANEKGIPGEAIGYLEQVRARARGTNTNILPKVTTTDQGELREAIRHERRVELGLEFDRFYDLVRWGIAKEVLHAAGKTNYQDKNALLPLPQTEIDKSKGVLVQNPDYQ comes from the coding sequence ATGAAACTAGATAAATATATATATTCAATCTTTATTGCTGCAGCCGCGCTATCGCTAGGTAGCTGTAGTGACTTTCTGGATCGTAGTCCACAAGGACAGTTCACGGAAGATGACAATCCGAACGCACTGGTCAACGGTAAGATTTATAATGTCTATACGATGATGCGTAACTATAATGTCACAGCCGGACCTCCCGCTTTTGCCATCCATTGTTTCCGTTCGGAAGATTCGGAAAAAGGAAGTATTGCCAGCGATGGTTCTGATGTAGCCGAAATGTATGATGATTTCGTGTATACGCCGACCAACGGCCTGCTGGGTGCTTATTGGGGACAGAATTATGCCATCATCTACCAATGTAATGACATTCTTGACGCCATTGCAGAAAAAGAGACAGCCGGACAAACAGAGGCCGAGGACATCATCAATAAGGGAGAGGCTTCTTTCTTCCGTGCTTATTGTTACTTCAATCTGGTAAGAGCTTTCGGAGAAGTCCCCCTGGTGACTTATAAAATCAACGATGCATCGGAAGCCAATATCCCGAAGACAACTGTTGATAAAATCTATGAGCTGATTGACAAGGACCTGAAGACAGCGGAAGAGTCATTGCCGGAAACCTGGAGTACCGAATACACCGGACGACTGACTTGGGGAGCTGCCCGCTCTTTACACGCACGCACTTATATGATGCGCAACGATTGGGACAATATGTACACAGCCTCCACCGATGTCATCAGCAAGGGACTCTACAACCTGAAGACTCCGTATAACGAGATCTTCACAGATGACGGTGAAAATAACGGAGGTTCCATATTCGAATTGCAATGTACAGCCACTGCAGCTCTTCCTCAAAGTACCGTTATCGGTAGCCAGTTCTGTGAAGTACAAGGTGTGCGCGGAGCAGGTCAATGGGACTTGGGATGGGGATGGCACATGGCAACAGAAAATATGGCACAAGCTTACGAGCAGGGTGATCCACGTAAAAATGCGACCCTACTCTACTTCCGCCACTCGGACAGCGATCCTATCACTCCGGAAAACACCAACGAGCCTTATGGCGAATCTCCGGTTTCTCCGGCAATAGGTGCTTACTTTAACAAAAAAGCCTATACCGACCCGGCTTTGCGTAAAGAATATACCAACAAAGGATTCTGGGTAAACATTCGTCTGATCCGCTACGCAGACGTACTGTTGATGGGAGCCGAAGCGGCCAACGAAAAAGGCATCCCGGGCGAAGCAATCGGCTACCTGGAACAAGTTCGTGCACGTGCCAGAGGCACCAATACCAATATATTGCCTAAAGTGACGACTACCGATCAGGGAGAATTGCGTGAGGCCATCCGCCACGAACGTCGTGTGGAATTAGGTCTGGAATTCGACCGTTTCTATGACCTCGTTCGTTGGGGCATCGCAAAAGAAGTGTTGCACGCAGCCGGTAAAACCAATTATCAGGACAAAAACGCACTGCTTCCACTGCCGCAGACAGAGATCGACAAGTCTAAGGGAGTACTGGTACAGAACCCCGACTACCAATAA
- a CDS encoding SusC/RagA family TonB-linked outer membrane protein, with amino-acid sequence MEKFNAMRTRLLQHLQKKAIRSRSIMTLVCLLLASASAFAQTKTVTGTVTDAANEPLIGASVLVQGTSTGTITDMDGKYSISVTPEDVLAFSYVGMTSQTVKVGAQNVINVTLKEDSQVLAETVVIGYGSAKKRDLTGSITNVKGEELANKPAMNPLSSLQGKVAGVQIVNSGRAGSDPEIRIRGTNSINGYKPLYIVDGLFNDNINFLNPEDIESMEILKDPSSLAIFGVRGANGVIIITTKKAKEGQTLVNINTSFGFKKVVDKVKLVNGSQFRELYSEQLANQKDDPFDYTGWDANTDWQDEIFQTAFITNNNISITGASPKHSFYLGVGYSYEQGNIEHEKFSKVTINASNDYKITDFLKVGFQFNGARMLPADSKQVLNALRATPIAPVYNNEYGLYTALPEFQKAQINNPMVDVELKANTTKAENYRASGNIYGEVDFLKHFTFKAMFSMDYASNNGRTYTPIVKVYDATVNGGISTLGTGKTEVSQFKENETKVQSDYLLTYTNSFDNGNHNLTATAGFTTYYNSLSRLDGARKQGVGLVIPGDPDKWFVSIGDAATATNGSTQWERSTLSVLARVIYNYKGKYLFNGSFRRDGSSAFSYTGNEWQNFFSLGGGWLMSEEEFMKDIKWLDMLKIKASYGTLGNQNLDKAYPAEPLLTNAYSAVFGKPSIIYPGYQLAYLPNPNLRWEKVEAWEAGFETNLLRNRLHFEGVYYKKNTKDLLAEVPGISGTIPGIGNLGEIQNKGVEMAVTWRDQIGNWGYSVSANLTTIKNEVKSLVQEGYSIIAGDKQQSYTMAGYPIGYFYGYKVAGVYQSQADIDASPKNTLATVTPGDLKFADVNGDGEITPEDRTMIGNPTPKVTYGFSLGVDYKNWSLGIDMMGQGGNKIFRTWDNYNFAQFNYLEQRLDRWHGEGTSNTQPLLNTKHSINNLNSDYYIEDGKFFRIRNVQLAYTFDKNLISKIRLQALKVYVNIQNLKTWKHNTGYTPELGGTATAFGVDDGSYPVPAVYTFGINLTF; translated from the coding sequence ATGGAAAAATTTAATGCAATGAGGACTAGACTTTTACAACATCTTCAGAAAAAAGCCATCAGGTCAAGGAGCATCATGACGCTTGTTTGCCTGCTACTGGCCTCTGCATCAGCCTTTGCACAGACAAAGACGGTGACAGGAACAGTGACGGACGCTGCCAATGAGCCATTGATCGGTGCATCGGTACTCGTACAAGGAACTTCCACCGGAACCATCACGGACATGGACGGTAAATATTCAATCTCTGTCACTCCGGAGGACGTACTGGCATTTTCATACGTGGGAATGACCTCGCAAACCGTTAAAGTGGGGGCGCAAAATGTCATCAATGTCACTTTAAAAGAAGATTCACAAGTACTAGCCGAAACAGTCGTTATCGGATACGGTAGTGCAAAGAAAAGAGACTTGACAGGTTCTATCACCAATGTCAAAGGAGAAGAGTTAGCCAACAAACCGGCAATGAATCCGCTGTCTTCCCTTCAGGGGAAAGTGGCAGGTGTACAGATTGTAAACTCCGGACGGGCCGGATCAGACCCGGAAATCCGTATTCGTGGAACAAACTCCATCAACGGATATAAACCGCTGTACATTGTCGACGGATTATTCAATGACAACATCAATTTCCTGAATCCGGAGGACATCGAATCTATGGAGATTCTGAAAGACCCGTCATCTCTGGCTATCTTCGGTGTTCGCGGAGCGAATGGTGTTATCATCATTACCACAAAGAAAGCCAAAGAAGGACAAACGTTGGTTAATATCAATACTTCTTTCGGTTTCAAGAAAGTGGTAGATAAAGTGAAATTGGTGAACGGTTCACAATTCAGGGAACTATACAGCGAACAGCTCGCCAATCAGAAAGATGACCCTTTCGATTATACCGGCTGGGATGCCAATACCGACTGGCAGGATGAAATTTTCCAGACTGCTTTCATTACAAATAACAATATCAGTATTACAGGGGCTTCCCCAAAACATAGTTTCTATCTGGGAGTAGGTTACTCTTACGAACAAGGAAACATCGAACATGAGAAATTCAGTAAGGTAACCATCAACGCAAGTAATGATTATAAGATTACGGACTTTTTGAAAGTCGGTTTCCAATTCAACGGAGCACGTATGCTTCCTGCAGATTCCAAACAGGTATTGAATGCTCTGCGTGCAACTCCTATCGCTCCGGTATATAACAATGAATACGGATTATATACGGCTCTGCCCGAATTCCAGAAAGCACAGATCAACAACCCGATGGTAGACGTCGAATTGAAAGCGAATACTACCAAAGCAGAGAACTACCGGGCATCCGGTAACATTTATGGTGAGGTAGACTTCCTGAAACATTTCACGTTCAAAGCGATGTTCTCCATGGATTATGCGTCGAACAACGGACGGACGTATACACCGATCGTAAAAGTATACGATGCCACTGTCAACGGAGGGATCTCTACTTTGGGAACAGGAAAGACCGAGGTCAGCCAGTTTAAAGAGAATGAAACAAAAGTTCAGAGTGACTACCTGCTGACATATACCAACAGCTTTGACAACGGCAACCATAACCTGACGGCCACCGCCGGTTTTACTACTTATTACAATTCGTTGAGCCGGTTGGACGGAGCACGCAAACAAGGAGTAGGTTTGGTCATCCCGGGCGATCCGGACAAATGGTTTGTCAGCATCGGCGATGCGGCCACCGCTACCAATGGAAGTACTCAATGGGAACGCAGCACGCTATCCGTACTTGCACGTGTGATTTACAACTATAAAGGCAAATATCTGTTCAACGGTTCTTTCCGTCGGGATGGTTCCTCCGCTTTCTCCTATACAGGAAATGAATGGCAGAACTTCTTCTCACTGGGTGGAGGTTGGTTGATGTCTGAAGAAGAATTTATGAAAGACATCAAATGGCTGGATATGTTGAAAATCAAAGCATCTTACGGTACGTTAGGAAACCAGAATCTGGATAAAGCCTATCCTGCCGAACCTTTATTGACCAATGCTTATTCGGCCGTATTCGGTAAACCATCCATCATTTATCCCGGATATCAACTGGCCTATCTGCCTAATCCTAACCTGCGTTGGGAAAAAGTAGAAGCCTGGGAAGCGGGATTTGAAACGAACCTACTTCGCAACCGCTTACATTTTGAGGGTGTTTACTATAAGAAGAATACCAAAGATTTGTTAGCCGAAGTTCCCGGAATTTCCGGAACTATCCCTGGTATCGGTAACTTGGGAGAGATTCAGAATAAAGGAGTGGAAATGGCTGTAACCTGGCGCGATCAGATTGGCAATTGGGGATATTCCGTCAGTGCCAACCTGACTACTATCAAGAATGAGGTCAAAAGTCTTGTTCAGGAAGGATATTCCATCATTGCCGGAGATAAGCAGCAAAGCTATACAATGGCAGGTTATCCTATCGGATATTTCTATGGTTACAAGGTGGCAGGCGTTTATCAGTCACAAGCGGATATTGACGCGTCACCCAAAAATACACTGGCTACCGTCACCCCCGGTGACCTGAAATTCGCCGATGTGAACGGTGACGGCGAAATCACCCCGGAAGACCGTACCATGATAGGTAACCCGACTCCAAAGGTCACTTACGGTTTTTCTCTTGGAGTAGACTACAAGAATTGGTCGTTAGGCATCGACATGATGGGACAAGGTGGAAACAAGATTTTCCGCACATGGGATAACTACAACTTTGCCCAGTTCAACTACCTGGAACAACGCCTGGATCGCTGGCACGGAGAAGGTACGTCCAACACCCAGCCGTTGCTGAACACCAAACATTCCATCAACAACCTCAACTCTGACTATTACATTGAGGACGGCAAATTCTTCCGTATCCGCAACGTACAGTTAGCGTATACGTTCGACAAGAACTTGATTTCTAAAATACGCCTGCAGGCTCTGAAAGTCTATGTCAATATACAGAACCTGAAAACATGGAAACATAACACCGGATATACTCCCGAACTTGGAGGAACTGCCACCGCATTCGGAGTAGATGACGGCAGTTATCCTGTACCTGCAGTCTATACCTTCGGTATCAACCTAACATTCTAA
- a CDS encoding carbohydrate kinase family protein: protein MNKHQLCCIGHITLDKVVTPQNTVYMPGGTAFYCSHAIRHFNDIDYALVTAVGATEMNVVEQLREMGIHVTALPSKYSVYFENIYGANPDERTQRVLAKADPFTAGQLKDIDAQIYHLGSLLADDFSLEVIKELSQKGLIAVDSQGYLREVRDTHVYPVDWTDKREALQYIHFLKVNEHEMEVLTGLSDPQEAARQLHEWGVKEVLVTLGSMGSLIFDGKEFYRIPAYKPKEVVDATGCGDTYTIGYLYQRVSGASIEEAGRFAAAMSTLKIEKSGPFSGSKEDVIQCMTTAEQMF, encoded by the coding sequence ATGAATAAACATCAACTTTGCTGCATCGGTCACATCACATTAGACAAAGTAGTCACTCCCCAAAACACTGTCTATATGCCGGGAGGTACGGCTTTTTATTGTTCACATGCCATCCGCCATTTTAACGACATCGATTACGCTTTAGTAACAGCAGTCGGTGCCACTGAAATGAACGTTGTGGAGCAACTACGTGAAATGGGTATTCATGTAACCGCTTTACCAAGCAAATATTCCGTATACTTCGAGAATATCTATGGCGCCAATCCGGACGAACGCACTCAACGTGTATTAGCAAAAGCCGATCCGTTCACTGCCGGCCAGCTGAAAGATATAGATGCGCAAATCTACCATCTCGGCTCTCTACTGGCAGATGACTTCTCATTGGAAGTAATCAAAGAACTATCCCAAAAAGGGTTGATTGCAGTAGACTCGCAAGGCTATTTGCGTGAAGTGCGTGACACCCACGTCTATCCGGTGGACTGGACAGATAAGCGGGAAGCTTTGCAATATATCCATTTCCTGAAAGTCAACGAGCATGAAATGGAAGTGCTGACCGGTCTTTCCGATCCACAGGAAGCTGCCCGTCAATTACATGAATGGGGAGTGAAAGAAGTACTGGTCACATTGGGAAGCATGGGTTCACTCATCTTTGATGGAAAAGAATTCTATCGCATTCCGGCATATAAACCCAAAGAAGTGGTAGACGCAACAGGATGCGGAGACACGTATACCATCGGATATTTATACCAACGGGTATCGGGTGCCAGCATCGAAGAAGCCGGACGTTTTGCAGCCGCCATGTCAACTTTAAAAATTGAGAAATCAGGGCCTTTCAGTGGCAGCAAAGAAGATGTCATTCAATGTATGACCACTGCGGAGCAGATGTTTTAA
- a CDS encoding GH92 family glycosyl hydrolase, with protein sequence MKAINILALLAIVAGCAVQKDKNKRLTDYVNPFIGTTTLWDSIDLGYNPTRRAWGAETFPGASLPNSMVQVTPVTMWRSGSGYQYEDTIIHAFVHTSKGHWNLCYVPLIAVSGNVEPKSYYTGYSHDNESASPGYYQVYLKKYDINAEVTSSLRCGYHKYTYKDGKGKKLLVDLSHSNEHIRSWNIEKAGDNVFSGYQQTGPTFYFYAVTNHKIKDIESLKDGDTEVRIVNFINNEDINAPLEMKVGFSYVSVENAKKNLEAEILKKDFEQVRNEASDTWEGLLSKIQVSGGTEIQKETFYSALYKAFLWPILLSDVNGEYVDAKGEVVNKGFRYYSEPSFWDDYRNKLILLGMVSPDVTADVIKSITDYGEIRGFMPRFFHGDHASVFVTGSYLRGIRDFDVQKAYKILLNNAFAEGEGSRPHIKEYMERGWISEMDIKDPKLETVAKAAVTKTQEYAYDDYATALLAKELGDMQNYERLMKRTDSYKHLFDPTTQQMRPRLENGEWVTPFDPKRPFYEYMYREANGWQSTFFALHDPQGLIDLFPSKEAFETKLDSLFTIPWEGYEAHNLTTFIGQYCHGNQPGHSIPYMYYFVDKQEKSQKILNKILNGYYRMGPEKLAYCGMDDAGEMSSWYILNAIGLYTYSPADPKYIITVPLFDKTTFNLNGKDFTIKKKGNGEKITNITYDNEKVESYFITHDKLKEGKELIISVE encoded by the coding sequence ATGAAAGCTATTAACATCCTCGCCCTTCTGGCTATTGTCGCAGGATGTGCAGTTCAGAAAGACAAGAACAAACGTTTGACCGATTATGTCAATCCATTTATAGGGACTACCACTTTGTGGGACAGTATAGATTTAGGGTACAATCCTACTCGCAGGGCATGGGGAGCGGAAACTTTCCCCGGTGCATCCTTGCCTAACTCTATGGTGCAAGTCACCCCCGTTACCATGTGGCGAAGTGGTTCGGGCTATCAGTATGAAGATACCATTATCCATGCTTTTGTTCATACCAGCAAAGGGCATTGGAATCTCTGTTATGTTCCATTGATAGCAGTAAGCGGAAATGTCGAGCCAAAATCTTATTATACGGGATATAGCCACGATAACGAATCGGCAAGTCCGGGATATTACCAGGTCTATCTCAAAAAATATGATATTAATGCGGAAGTGACTTCATCCTTACGATGTGGTTATCATAAATATACTTATAAAGATGGGAAAGGGAAAAAACTGTTGGTCGACCTATCCCATTCTAATGAGCATATAAGAAGCTGGAATATAGAGAAAGCGGGCGATAACGTATTCTCCGGTTATCAACAGACAGGCCCTACTTTCTATTTCTATGCAGTTACTAATCATAAAATCAAGGATATAGAATCATTGAAAGATGGAGATACAGAAGTTCGTATTGTAAATTTTATCAATAATGAGGACATTAATGCCCCTCTCGAAATGAAAGTCGGATTCTCTTATGTCAGCGTCGAAAATGCAAAGAAAAACCTGGAAGCAGAGATACTCAAAAAAGATTTCGAACAAGTGAGAAATGAAGCAAGTGATACATGGGAAGGACTGTTATCTAAAATTCAAGTGTCAGGTGGTACAGAAATACAGAAAGAAACCTTTTATTCTGCTCTTTACAAAGCGTTTCTATGGCCTATACTATTGAGCGATGTAAATGGAGAATATGTTGACGCTAAAGGTGAAGTGGTAAACAAAGGATTCCGTTACTATAGTGAGCCTTCTTTTTGGGATGACTATCGTAACAAGTTGATTTTGCTGGGTATGGTTTCTCCTGATGTCACGGCAGATGTCATAAAGTCTATTACAGATTATGGAGAGATTCGAGGATTTATGCCTAGATTTTTTCATGGCGACCATGCGTCTGTCTTTGTTACAGGAAGTTATTTAAGAGGTATCCGTGATTTTGATGTACAAAAAGCATATAAAATACTCTTAAACAATGCCTTTGCTGAAGGCGAGGGCAGCAGACCTCATATTAAAGAATATATGGAGCGAGGATGGATATCCGAAATGGATATTAAAGATCCCAAATTGGAAACAGTAGCAAAAGCAGCTGTGACAAAGACGCAGGAATATGCATACGATGATTATGCCACTGCCTTGCTGGCAAAAGAATTGGGCGATATGCAAAATTATGAAAGACTGATGAAAAGAACAGATAGTTATAAACATCTATTCGATCCCACCACTCAGCAGATGCGTCCCCGATTGGAAAATGGAGAATGGGTAACTCCATTCGACCCTAAGAGACCATTCTATGAATATATGTATCGTGAAGCTAATGGATGGCAATCAACCTTCTTTGCTCTCCACGATCCTCAAGGTCTCATTGATTTATTCCCCAGCAAAGAGGCATTTGAAACTAAATTAGACTCCTTATTTACTATTCCATGGGAAGGATATGAAGCACATAACCTGACTACTTTTATCGGTCAATATTGTCATGGGAACCAACCCGGACATAGTATTCCTTATATGTATTATTTTGTGGACAAACAGGAAAAGTCGCAGAAAATACTGAATAAGATATTGAACGGTTATTATCGCATGGGACCCGAAAAATTAGCGTATTGTGGCATGGATGACGCAGGAGAGATGTCTTCGTGGTATATATTGAATGCAATAGGACTATATACCTATTCACCTGCCGATCCTAAGTATATTATCACTGTACCCTTATTCGACAAGACGACATTTAATTTGAATGGCAAAGACTTCACTATCAAGAAAAAAGGAAACGGAGAAAAGATAACAAACATTACTTATGACAACGAAAAAGTAGAAAGTTACTTTATCACCCATGATAAGTTGAAGGAAGGCAAGGAGTTGATAATTAGTGTGGAGTGA
- a CDS encoding family 43 glycosylhydrolase, with the protein MKQHINSKSLLTLVMIISLLGISLIACDDKDEIEDEKLIAVKNLNAPINNDHIVLQSITDLLFEWSKSETKNVNYTILFDKENGNFSAPVYKFSSDNAGANTHIRITQRKLKDIATAAGGTAGNNIKLKWAIQTIKGSESILSEEYRGITFVLPADLGGIIKEGEKLYITGEGTEDGQEVKKVKMNGSTIYEIYTKLEANKPYSFYSQSGEQKRTFNLKEDGITLNETTGQQFSGATVTQTGAYRIRLNFDTYQATIEKINKVAIRFSWTGRENEFTYTSKGCWELKDYNIQLFATDWGFDERYKIIFTINEQEEAWGQLGPEFGQRPPIDRAGYRDMAPTANGQWDGAQFKFPAELCDENDLNRYYTTILISMTTEKNYTHDFLDITSHGDYTAKYQNPVFTTFSLPDPDVIRGDDGYFYLYATEHSLTDPNMKNAPIMKSRDLINWTRAGSIFTDETHPQITGINNAGIWAPTVSKVNGKYIIYYSQPAPEWKHAIGIATSSSPTGPFTDYGKLIDSNEQGVDISIDAYLYQEDGRNYLFWGSFREISVIELTADGMSIKKGAVRKKVAGGQYEAAYVIKRNGVYNLILSTGQYHKGGTYSLVVGQSNNIMGPYTNKKGEDMNDVKHELMLKGNHRFSSTGHCSRIITDDTGQDWILYHGYIDELDYRCLMLDKVNWMNGWPVVNNTYPTYTGYNAPVFR; encoded by the coding sequence ATGAAACAACACATAAATTCTAAATCTTTACTCACTTTAGTAATGATAATAAGCCTGTTGGGAATCAGCTTAATCGCTTGTGACGACAAAGATGAAATAGAAGATGAGAAACTAATTGCAGTGAAGAATCTTAATGCCCCCATTAACAACGATCACATTGTATTACAATCTATTACAGACCTGCTATTTGAATGGTCAAAAAGTGAAACGAAAAATGTAAATTACACAATTTTATTCGATAAGGAGAATGGCAATTTTTCAGCTCCTGTATATAAGTTCTCATCAGACAATGCAGGGGCGAATACCCATATCAGAATCACACAACGCAAACTTAAAGATATCGCAACCGCTGCCGGAGGTACTGCCGGAAACAATATAAAACTAAAATGGGCTATACAGACTATCAAAGGTTCAGAATCTATTTTATCTGAAGAATATCGAGGTATCACTTTCGTTCTGCCGGCTGATTTAGGTGGCATCATCAAAGAGGGAGAGAAGTTATACATCACAGGCGAAGGAACAGAAGATGGTCAGGAAGTGAAAAAAGTAAAAATGAATGGCTCCACGATCTATGAAATATATACAAAATTGGAAGCTAACAAACCTTATTCTTTTTATTCACAATCAGGTGAGCAAAAAAGAACATTCAACCTGAAAGAAGATGGTATAACATTGAACGAGACTACCGGACAACAGTTTTCCGGAGCAACAGTAACACAGACAGGGGCTTATCGGATCCGTTTGAACTTCGATACCTATCAGGCTACCATAGAAAAAATAAATAAAGTGGCAATCCGTTTTAGCTGGACAGGACGGGAAAATGAATTTACTTATACCTCAAAGGGATGCTGGGAGCTAAAAGATTATAATATACAATTATTCGCTACCGACTGGGGCTTTGACGAACGATACAAAATAATCTTCACTATTAACGAACAAGAAGAAGCCTGGGGACAACTCGGACCAGAATTCGGACAAAGACCGCCAATTGACAGAGCAGGCTACAGAGATATGGCTCCTACAGCAAACGGACAATGGGATGGGGCACAATTTAAGTTTCCTGCTGAACTATGTGATGAAAATGACTTAAATAGGTATTATACCACTATTTTGATTTCAATGACAACCGAAAAGAATTATACTCATGATTTTCTGGACATCACTTCTCATGGAGATTATACTGCCAAATACCAAAATCCGGTATTTACAACCTTTTCCTTGCCAGACCCCGATGTGATAAGAGGAGATGACGGCTACTTCTATCTGTATGCAACAGAACACTCTCTGACAGATCCCAATATGAAAAATGCACCTATTATGAAGTCGCGGGACCTTATTAACTGGACAAGAGCTGGTTCCATCTTCACAGACGAAACTCATCCTCAAATAACAGGAATAAATAATGCCGGTATTTGGGCACCTACTGTAAGCAAAGTAAATGGCAAGTATATCATATACTACTCACAACCCGCACCCGAATGGAAACATGCCATCGGCATCGCTACTTCATCCTCGCCAACTGGTCCTTTTACCGATTATGGAAAACTAATAGACAGTAACGAGCAGGGAGTTGATATTTCCATTGATGCCTATCTTTATCAAGAGGATGGCCGCAACTACCTGTTTTGGGGCAGTTTTCGTGAAATTAGCGTAATAGAACTGACTGCTGACGGAATGTCTATCAAGAAAGGAGCAGTAAGAAAGAAAGTTGCCGGAGGCCAATACGAAGCCGCCTATGTTATCAAGAGAAACGGAGTATACAATCTGATATTATCTACCGGGCAATATCATAAAGGTGGTACATATAGTTTAGTCGTCGGACAATCGAATAACATCATGGGTCCATATACCAATAAAAAAGGGGAAGATATGAACGATGTCAAGCATGAGTTGATGTTAAAAGGCAACCACCGGTTCTCTTCAACCGGGCATTGTTCACGCATTATCACAGACGATACAGGCCAGGACTGGATTCTGTATCATGGATATATTGACGAGCTAGATTATCGTTGTCTGATGCTTGATAAAGTAAATTGGATGAATGGATGGCCTGTTGTGAATAATACATATCCTACTTACACCGGATATAATGCTCCTGTATTCAGATGA
- a CDS encoding glycoside hydrolase family 76 protein — protein sequence MKNILFGILLTFSCSLMSCGTYDDEYIEVNQFPKYSWVAAADSASTTFVNRYWNTSVRCFNNTFDGQIAQNDYWPEAHGLDVVVDAYLRTNDEKYKKVIWDFYDGVKNKNGGKWRHDFYDDMGWHAMAHLRAYYATNDDRFLQSSHDLWTWITEGWNDYDGGGIQWKVGTDAESMGKGIPSNGPAAIIAARFAQKYPDETINGFTNLQWALRIYEWMKYHRTVLSTGRVFENYDTTNGDYSYDVGTFMGAAIELYNITKEKVYFNDAVKVARYHIANNVNTAYKVMRDYGEQTGDGGGHDCNLFKGIFVRYFTILIQHPDLSDGDRMRFVAFLKNNANYLWTLGTEKPDIKMSPTWWQMPKGDTAWGDLRSAISGTTTIEAMALLEKNGFVD from the coding sequence ATGAAAAATATATTATTCGGAATTCTCCTTACATTTTCATGTTCTCTGATGTCGTGTGGAACATACGATGATGAATATATAGAAGTAAACCAGTTTCCCAAGTACTCATGGGTAGCAGCAGCCGACAGTGCTTCAACGACTTTTGTAAACAGGTATTGGAACACATCCGTGAGATGCTTCAACAATACATTCGACGGACAAATAGCGCAAAATGACTACTGGCCCGAAGCGCATGGTCTGGACGTAGTAGTGGATGCTTACCTGCGTACCAATGATGAAAAGTATAAAAAAGTCATCTGGGACTTTTATGATGGAGTAAAAAACAAAAATGGAGGTAAATGGAGACACGATTTTTATGACGATATGGGTTGGCATGCAATGGCTCATCTACGTGCATACTATGCAACCAATGACGACCGGTTCTTACAATCATCTCACGATCTGTGGACATGGATCACAGAAGGTTGGAATGATTACGACGGTGGAGGTATCCAATGGAAAGTAGGAACCGATGCTGAAAGTATGGGAAAAGGCATACCATCAAACGGACCTGCAGCTATTATTGCAGCCAGATTTGCACAAAAGTACCCCGATGAGACCATCAACGGATTCACTAATCTACAATGGGCACTACGGATATATGAATGGATGAAATATCATCGGACTGTATTGTCTACAGGACGAGTATTTGAAAATTATGACACTACAAACGGAGATTACTCATATGATGTAGGCACATTTATGGGAGCAGCTATCGAATTGTATAATATCACAAAAGAGAAAGTATATTTTAATGATGCAGTGAAAGTTGCCCGTTATCATATAGCAAATAACGTAAACACCGCCTACAAGGTTATGAGGGATTATGGCGAACAAACCGGCGATGGCGGCGGACACGACTGTAACCTCTTCAAAGGTATATTTGTACGCTACTTCACCATACTGATACAGCATCCGGATCTTTCGGATGGTGACAGGATGCGTTTTGTTGCTTTCCTGAAGAATAACGCAAACTACTTATGGACTCTTGGCACCGAAAAGCCGGATATCAAAATGAGTCCTACGTGGTGGCAAATGCCGAAAGGGGATACAGCATGGGGCGACTTACGTTCAGCTATAAGTGGTACAACAACTATAGAAGCTATGGCTTTATTAGAGAAAAATGGATTTGTAGATTAA